A region of the Cryptococcus deuterogattii R265 chromosome 1, complete sequence genome:
CTTCCaaggctgctgcttctgccTTTGCAAACATTGACCTCAACACCACCAAGAAGGCTTCCGAGCCCACTCTTCTGTCCAAGCTCCAAGCTGCTGCTCCTACCAAGCCTGTCATCGAGGAGGTTCAGGCCGCCCCCGAGGAGGATGTCGAGGAGTACCGTAAGCGATTCGTCGGCGACCTCGACtgcgaggaaaaggacgaGCCTTTGTTGAAGGAGACCAACGCGAGGTTTGTCCTGTTCCCCATCAAGTACCATGAGGTGAGtcttcaaatccttttACGCATCGTCTTTGATGGATGCTAACATTACGTGTAGATCTGGCAAATGTACAAGAAGGCTCAGGCTTCTTTCTGGACTGCCGAGGAGATTAACCTCGCCCCTGATCTTCACGACTGGGAGAACAAGCTCAATGACAATGAGCGATACTTTATTGAGCACGttcttgcctttttcgCTGCTGTAAGTGTAATCCTCTTGACGCGTCGCGCTTTTATTGACTCGACACGTAGTCTGACGGTATCGTCAACGAAAACCTTGTCGAGCGATTCTCTGCCGAGGTCCAAGTTGCTGAGGCCAAGTCTTTCTACGGTTTCCAGATCATGATGTGATTCaatttcttttccctgaAACGTACAACGTACTGACAGTGGCAATAGGGAGAACATACACGCCGAGACCTACTCTCTCCTTATCGACACCTACATCAAGGACACTGCTCGACGAAACTTCCTTTTCGACGCTATGGACACCATCCCTTGTATCCGAAAGAAGGCCGACTGGGCTCTTCGATGGATCTCTGACAAGCGATCTTGTTTCGGTGAGCGACTCATCGCTTTCGCTGCCGTCGAAGgtatcttcttctctggtTCTTTcgcctccatcttctggcTCAAGAAGCGAGGTCTCATGCCTGGTCTCACCTTCTCTAACGAGCTCATCTCTCGTGACGAGGGTCTCCACACCGACTTTGCCtgtctcctcttcacccatctccGAAGACGCCCTCACCCCGACACTATTGCCAGGATCATCAAGGAGGCTGTCAGCATTGAGCAAGAGTTCTTGACTGGTGAGTTGCCTATGCACCCGATTTTTCATAACCGCTGACTTCTCATTTAGACGCTCTCCCCGTCTCTCTTATCGGTATGAATGCCAAGCTCATGTGCCAATACATTGAGTTTGTCGCCGACCgtcttcttgttgctttGGGTAACGAGAAGATTTGGAACTCTACCAACCCCTTCGACTTTATGGAGATGATCTCCCTCCAAGGCAAGGCCAACTTTTTCGAGTCTCGAGTCTCTGCATACTCCAAATCTGGTGTCAACCAAGCTGTCGGTGCCGCTGACCACAATGCCATCAAGAAGGGCTTTTCTCTCGACGAAGACTTCTAAGTGTGCAGTTGATCGGTTTGGGTACTTTGGACATTGGTGTATTATTTGAGCACTTGAATTTAATTTTGTTGTCACCTTTTAATTAGTAATAAAGAAGTCTTGTAACACTTGGATGATCTGAGTCGTACTGCGTGCGAGCGAGAGCAGTCGGGTGTTTTATAGTATATAGAATAGCATGGCTGTGGACGAAAAAGCATTATGACATGCAAGATGCAACTTAATGACATGATTCACTAGAGCTGTTGCAACACTTGTCTAGTTTGCAGCTTATATGGACTATCGAATAGTTGTTCTCTGTTTCGAAAACTAGAAATCAGCTGCACCTTGAAGACtaacatcttctctttaATAGGTAATCGACACTTGGGCTCATATGCGGAACAGATACATAAGTAAATGCTTCAATGGCACGCAGTTGTTGCTATtatgggaaaggatggagcAGATGTTCTGCCATGCATACAAGGATCGAACAATTAGACGCTCACTCATGCCATCAAGCTACAGCCATAGAACCACATGCATATTTCAGATGCATCATTTTCAGGCCGAACATGCAAATCATTAAAATATGCTccggaaagagaagaaatgcCTCCACCTGGCTGCCATCCATCGGGGGATGTCGCCTCGTTCCACTTCAATGCTTCAATAAACACCACATCTCTACTTACCCTTAGCACCCTACTAGCATGTCTGTCCCCCGCCTGCTCGTAGTCGGAGGGAATGGTTTCCTTGGTGCGTATAAACATTTTTGCAATGTGTGCAAAACTGATGTGGCTGCTTGCAGGCTCTGCCATCTGTAAAGCTGCCGTCGGCAAAGGCTGGGAAGTCAGCTCCATGAGGTATGGCATTTCACGCATGTCGCATAGCACTTTGCCCTTTTGAATTGTTTGTCTAACATTGCCTTTATAGCTCGTCGGGCAAACCGTACACCACTCCCGCAGGCCACACACCCGCCTGGGTCCCTAAAGTATCATGGCACTCTGCCTCTgctttttccccttcctcctacTCTTCCCTtgtatcttcatccacgGCTGTCGTTCACACCCTTGGTATATTACTGGAAGATCAAGGGTATAAAAAGGCAGTGAAAGAGGGGGATATATTGAGTCTTGCTGGGGGATTTCTGAAGGGtttgggtggaggagacGGCAATCCGTTGAAGACGgccgaagaaaagagacgAGGGTACGAAGGGATGAACAGGGATTCAGGTATGTCCTCTTGTATTTGCATGaaatgatgctgatgatgggATAGCGCTCGAGGTGCTGAACACTATGATCAGCACTCTTCATCCGTCAGCTCCTAATGAGGCtgtaaaggagaagacgttTGTCTACATATCTGCTGCAGATGCTTTCAGACCTTTGGTGCCAAGGAGGTATATCGAATCGAAGCGGGAAGCAGAATTAGAGATTGCGAGGAGGTGCTCTGAGACCGATGGTGTCAGATCGATATTTATCCGACCTGGTAAGTCATTTGGATTAACAAGTCAGATGTGTGAGACATTGATAGGTATGCAGGCTTAATGTACCATCCGCACACACGCCCTTTATCCACTCTCcccgccttcctcattgACCTTTCTTCCAAACTGAATGCTGCCCTTCCCACACCCCTTCAAAATATCCCTagcctcttctcccctcAATCGGCCATCCGAGGCGCCCTCGAAGGGGCGAGGaccttccctctccatGTAGACCATGTCGCAACTGCTGTACTCAAGTGTGTGGAAGACggcgagagaagaggggtcGTCGAGGTCGATGaaatgaggagatgggcAGGGTTCAAGTATAGCAATGATGCTGCCTTGGAACATTAAAATTAAGAGGTGAGCGTTAAGTCAATAACTCATTCAAGTTCATGGACTGATAACCACCCAGCTATGCATAGAATTAATGATAAAGTCTATATTTCGTTCACAGCGCGCAGCACCGGGCTGCTGTCACTCTCTCATCCCTTATAGGCAtgtccttctctttgcgCTTCTGACCCTCTACCTGCCGTAGGCAACTTCCAACCTTTTTTCTACCTTTCCTAAACTTTCTCCATAAACTCCCTCCTTGCTTAAACACAACCTTGTATATTCTCGcttccaccacctttcTCGCTCTTTTATACACGGCCCAGAGTTTGGACTGATACGCCATCCACTCTGTATCGGGCATGCTCACGATCCTGTCCAGCAGTAATCGCTCCATACTTGCCCTTTCGCTCTCCAGTTCGATAATCTTTTGAGCGTATACAGGTAGTTTAGAATGGAAGGTAGTAGGTGGACGGAAGTGTTTGAAGTAAGGAGGTGTTTCTAGAAGGTGAGGTATGttgtgaaagaagggattggATAGGATCGTACGAAATGACGAAAGAGTTATGTGGCCGCTAAAGCATGTGATCAGCGGACAATCCACAAGTAGGCGCAGGAAGATAAACTTACAATCCAATGCTAATCCATTTGTCAGCGCATATTCTATAAATAAAATACTGTGATATGCTGATAAACTCACTTGGCATGTCGATCGCCTTTACCTCCATGTGCCACATAATTGTCACTGACATGCACGCTCACGACCCTTGCTTTCCCTACTTTCTGAAGCAATCccaacatctccttccttccgcTCTCAGTGTTCAAGTCGAATTCACTTacatgaagatgagatagATCCAGACAAAGCTTGAGCTGTGAAGGCGGAAAATGAGTGAGTATTGTACAGAGCGAAGAGAGGGTGGTGAGCGAATGCTGTGATGGGTGGACAGTGTTTTCGAGAGCGAGTGTTATGTCTGGGACAGCGCGAGTGATCTCGCGGAGATCAGAGACTAATCGGGTCAATTGCACGTGCTTGTAAGAGAGATCATCCTTCCCAGCCGATCCCAAGCTAAAAAGTTGGGGATGAGCTAGAGATTTGATATAATAAATAAACATACTGAATGACGAGGGTGGACATTCCAAGAGTTTTTACTtgtctcatctcttctatGACGCTCCTTTTTGATCTGTCACGAATTTCGCTGAGCAGTTGGATTAAGCTATGTTCACATGTCTTTTTCGATTAGTTTACTTACAAGTCTTCGCTTAACAAGTTCACCGTGTAGACTCCATGAATCATACTAGTTTTTCTCCAGTCCTTGTCCATGACGGAATCCATGGTTGCTGTAAACGTGTCCTGTTCGGTTTTAACGTCCTCTTTCGCTCTGATTCGTTCGTACACCCGTCTTTTTGGATGGTTTATGAACATACTCACACCTCTCAACTTGGGATAAGGGCAGTGTGGTAATGATAGCCTTTTCAAAGAAGTTGTGAGCCCTCCAGAGGTGGATAAATGGGTCAACCATAAGATGCATTGTTCTGTTGATGGGCCTCGGGGCTGCCCAACGGGTTCAAAGACGGGCTGCGGTGGAGGCTCTTGGATTGTTGTGGGATGGAATCGAACCGGAGTGGGTGTATCAAACGACCAGTCGTATGGTACTTCTAGCACTGGACGTTGGGGAGGTGTGGGGATGCTAGGCTTTTCGAGGCACGGAGAGGAGACAAGAAATGGATTGTTATCTTGAACAGGGGCTTGTTTGACTATGTTTTTGAGATcgagagaaggaatgtAAGGTTTTCGGTCTGTGTTCGAAATGGGAGTTTGAATgacagaggatgaaggtgagtaAAGGGACGCATCAAGCGGAGGTGGAGAGCTCGGGGATAagggagaaaaagatgtCTTTGGGGTCGATGGAAACTGGGCGGGCTTGGGAAGGCTTTCTGGGGTGGGCGGTAGAATTGTTGAAGGTGCAGATTGCGTCTTTAGAGGTTGAATATCATCCCACAAGTCAAGCCAGTCGAAATGAGTATGATCTCCCGAAAAGCCAGTATTCGGGGTTTGGGCAGGAGCAGAAGGGTAAGATGTCTGAACTCGATCTTCGAGATCATCTAAAAGAGCAGTCCAGTCGAAGCCGTCATCAGACAGCTGTTCGTTTCCCGCATCTGAGCACATGGTAGATGCAGGCGGCTCTACCAGAGAGCGAATAATGGACGGCCGACAGGCTGTTGTGGAAGACGTTGTTGTTAAGATGAGGTGAGCAAATGATAAGTCAATATGAGGAAAATAGAGGATCTCGGCGGGACTTGCCTCGCTGGCCTGTCAACGCGGGTCAGCAAGCgcttgaggaggaggatgtatTAGTACGCAAGATCACTTCAGCTCGCCTACTGAAAATTTCCCATGGTTTCCACAACTTTAGTCGGCGATTAGGCATGCTGCATCAAATCATCTCCGTCATTTATGTCCTATAGTGTCAAGGTCAGTGCTGTTAGCTTTAAATCTGTGTTTACATTAGTATTTTGTAGAGATACACGGGGTTATCGTATTTtttggtggaaagaagaaatgggcGGAACAGCTTTCTTTTGCACGAGCAATGATAATTAAATAAGTCCGTGATGACGTCGAAGGGCGGGACCGTCCGCTTGGTTATCTTCTGAATCAAGTGTCGAAAGAAGCTCCAAGTTCCTATGACAGCCAGTTGCTATTAAAAGACCCCAATTTGAGaactttcttttcttcttatACCTATTCCAGAGATGCATCTTGTCACAGTAGCAACGTGAGTGCCTTTCTCGAGTTCTTCAAAATGATGCGAGATGAGCTAACTTCGATTGTAGCTGGTAGGTCTATCGCCGTCCCCACAACTGATCAGTCATTAATTGTTTAATCATAATAGTCAACTCCGACAATGGGCCCTGGACTTCGAGGTATCTATATACATACCAAGGCCATCAATCTGATGCTAATGAGACGATAGGGCAACTGCGAACGTATCATTCGTTCTATTGCCATTGCCAAGTCTCGTGGAGCAACGCTTCGAGTGGGACCAGAGCTCGAAATTCCGGGATACGGATGTTTGGATCATTTCCTTGAAGGTGAGTAGAATAAATTCATCAAACCCGAGGATTTATTGTTAAGCCATGCTGTAGGTGATACCATGCTCCACTCTTGGGAAGTTCTTGCCAAAATCTTGCAGAGCGATGAGGCCAAGGACATTGTTTGTGATATTGGAATGTAAGTTGACTACCGTGTCGTTGTGGAACTCAGCCTAATGTGGATACAAGGCCTCTTGAACACAAAAACAACAATTATAATTGCCGAGTCATCATCTATAACGGCAAGATTCTTTTGATCAGGCCGAAGATGTGGATGGCTAACGATGGGAACTATGTAAGCGATATTCGTATCGGAAAGGAAGTCCCTGCGCTCATTCCATCAACAGCGAGAGCTAAGACACTTCACACCTTGGCACAAGCACAGGCAGGTTGAAAACCACTCTTTGCCCCATATGATCAGGACTGTCACTGGACAGGTGAGTTGCTTACATCTATCAAGCAGTGAAAGGCTGCGGCCTGATCATGTTTAGAGCTATGTGCCTTTCGGAGATGCAGTAATAGCTACAGAAGATACAGTCATTGGTATCGAGCTGTGTGAGGAGCTCTTCACCCCTGCCTCGTGAGTAATGTTCTAGACAAGTCGTGCGCATTATGACTGACCTGGGTGGCAGACCCCACATTCTTATGGGCCTTGACGGTGTTGAGATCTTTACCAACTCCTCCGGTAGTCACCACGAGCTTAGAAAGCTTAACCGTCGTGTGGAGCTTATCAAAGAAGCTACCATGAAAGTGAGTTGTTTGTCCTTTTGATATGATTCCCGACTCGCTAACCAGTCATCTAGCTTGGCGGTATCTACCTCTATGCTAACCAGCAAGGTTGTGACGGTGACCGTCTGTACTATGACGGAGCATGTCTCATTGCCATGAACGGCCAAATCCTCGCTCAAGGCACTCAGTTCTCCCTTTCCGAAGTCGAAGTTGTCACCGCCACCGTTGACCTTCGCGCTGTTCGGGCTCACAGGACAACAAGTAGCAGGAGGATGCAGAGCGCCCAGGCTGAGGCGTATGAGAGAGTTGTAGCGGACACCAGACTCGATGGTGGTGAGCAGATCAAGGTGGGATTTCAGGAGACTAAGGGTAGCATGAATGTGAGCTATCACACCccggaagaggagattgcgTGAGCCTGGTGGTTTTTATAATTTAATCCGTACTCACGACATCTTCAGACTTGGTCCTGCATGCTGGCTCTGGGACTACCTTCGCCGATCACGTACTCAAGGTtacttcctccctctcagTGGAGGTATCGACAGTTGTGCCACGGCCGTCATCGTACACTCTATGTGTCGTTTGGTCGTGGAGGCTGCTGCAAATGGAGGTAAGTTGTGCTCCTCGCCAAATGCGATATAATATCTGACCAGATTTTTCCAGACGAGCAGGTTATCACTGATGCTCGACGAATCGCAAATGAGCCTGACGACAGCACCTACGTTCCCGAGGACCCTCGTGAATTCGCCGGCAGGATCTTCCACACTTGCTACATGGGCACGGAGAACTCTAGTAATGAGACTAGAGAAAGAGCCAAAAATCTTGCAAACGCTATCGGCGCGTAAGTGCTAGCCAATCATTCGAAGGTTGAGGTGGCTAACTCATGACGACTAGGTACCATGTTGATTTGAACATGGACACCGCTGTGAGTGCCGTCAAGGGTATCTTCAGCCTAGTGACTGGCAAGACTCCTCAATTCAAGGTGCATGGTGGAACCAATGCCGAGAATTTGGCACTGCAAAACATTCAGGTGCGtgacatcttcctctgaaTCAGAGCACGAATTTGACAACAGGGCACAGGCACGGCTGCGAATGGTTGTTAGTTACATGTTTGCCCAACTTCTCCCATGGGTTAGGGGTAAGAACGGTGGCCTCTTAGTTTTGGGCAGTGCCAACGTCGATGAGAGTCTGCGAGGCTATTTCACCAAATACGAGTACGTAACGCCTGATGTTTGTCCTTAGAGGCTGTAACACTGATATGGCCTTTAGCTGCTCAAGTGCCGATGTCAACCCTATCGGTGGTATCAGTAAGGTCGACCTCAAGAGGTTCATCGCCTGGGCCCAAGTCAAGTTTGacctccccatcctctacAAGTATGTAATTACTTTATATATCCCTTCCCAGTTTCGACCTAACTTTCCTTAGCTTCCTCCATGCTGTCCCCACGGCTGAGCTTATCCCCATCGGCCCCGATAACGCCATCCAATCTGACGAAATCGAAATGGGCATGACTTATGACGAGCTTTCGGTATTTGGTCGTTTGCgaaaagtggagaagtGTGGGCCGTTCAGCATGTTTGGCAAGTTGGTGCAGGAGTGGGGAGGTTTCTTGTCCCCGAAAGAGATTGCGGAGAAGGTCAagcacttcttcttcatgtaTGCCATCAATAGGCATAAAATGTATGTTTTGATTACCTGACGGTATGAGATATATCTAACGCGTCATATAGGACTACCATCACTCCTTCAGTGCACATGGTACGTTTTCCTGATGGATTTAATGAGTAGACTTGCTGATATAGCCATACAGGAGTCATACAGCCCCGACGATAACCGCTTTGACCTTCGACCATTCTTGTATCCCTCTCGATTCACTTATCAATTCAGGAAGATTGATGAACTTGCTGGAAGGTTGCCTGATAGAGCCCAGAAGCCTAAGGTTGACACGAATGAAGTTGATTAAAATGTAATTGAACTGAACGGCCGGGAGGATAGTCAGAAGTATAGTAGATGCATGTAATTATGAGCACAGTACAACGCAGCGTAACGTGAAGCGTAAGGTCATTAATCTATGGCAAATGAACAGAGTATCTCCAGCATTTAAAAGGAGCATGACTAAGCCTATAACGGCCGAAGACCGGCTGCGGTGAAATTGCTCGCATATGTTCCAGCAAGATTCGTGAGGTTTGAAAGCAATCCTCCAGACGTTGCTTGGACTTTGACCTGTTCATGACGTGAGTAGAGCTCAGAGGAGCAAGTGCGGCGTGACTTACCATAATTGTTGGTTCCTCTGGCTCTCCAataccttcctccttgactttttttctcaatgTCTCCATAATCTCCTTGACACCATCCCTATCTATATCATCTCTCGCTTTCATCAAAGCATTTACAAACTGTAATTGAGGGCCATGTACCTTGGCGAAATTCCAATAGTCCATGAAGACCATTTCAGGAGACGCCGCGAGCATGTTAATAATCATGTGCAGCACTTCAAAATTCTCTTCAAGGCCCGGCGATGGTTTGTACTTGGAGAAGAACTGGAAAGCGGATGATATATCGGACTTGATCTTTTGAATAGCGATGGGCATACGGAGAGCGTTGGTTGAGGCTCGTCGAAGGGCGGACAGATAAGATATAAGGAAGGCGTCGAGAAGGTTGTCAACGAGGATTTCGAAAAcagaaggatggaggtgtGCTTGGTAATCACCCATATAGTCTTTCATTGTCTCCACTATCTGACCCATGAGCTGTTCGGTGTACCATGAGGGAGTGATAAGCGATTTGGTGGCTGTCCGCACATCATGGAACACAAACTGGACAAGGCAGGACAAACAACGTTTGGCAACGTCAATGTAGTGATCAATCGCCTCGTTAAGATTGGCTGAGATTACGTCTTTGTACTTGTCGGATACCAAGCGCTCCAAGCGGTTAGATAGAGCTTCGACATAATCGGCGGATTTGAGTTGGTCATTAGCAAGGGCGATGACATATTCGACCAACCCTGGTAATACCTCTTCCGGCTTCTTTTCCGTTTGCGCCTTCATCTCGTCTGCTAGCAGCTTGAGCCACTGGTCCTGAACACGCCTCATCACCTTTGCGGATTCTGTCACCACTCGTGCCAATACTGCACCTTGGTTGGAATCCAGAGCCAGGTCGCATTGTTGGTTAACCAACTGGAAGAAGTCGACCACACCCTCCATACCGAACAGACCATCGTCTGCCTGCTCCGGCTCACGAGTACGCCATGTAAACTTGCCTGTCTCTTCTCGCATGAGGTTATCCGTCCATTCATCGAGTTTGGTGACAATAAGTTTGACATAGTCTTCGATAAGGTCTTGGGACTTGCCGTCGAGCAATGGAGGTTGGATCCAAGCAGCAGGAatctcaagctccttcaTGCTGACTCTGTATTCTTTGACCCATGCATGAAGCTCCAAAAGGACCTTGGCCTCGGGTGCAGATTTGACCACCTTAATTAATGTTTCATTGAGAGACTTGTGGTAGGCtttgacaaggaaagaggtaATCTCGTAGTCGGcagggaagagaggttCAATGTCGTCTTTGATCCTGATGATGTCCTTGTACACCCACCCGAGCCCTTCGATGAATCCTAAGAAGTCATGCTGATTATCAAGGAAGTATTCCTCGAACGACCGTTGCACTGTGGACTTCAAGACATCGAGGAATTTGTGGCGATAATTCTTGATGACCCGGGCGTTGGCTTGCATAGATTTGAATTTTGAAGCAGCATCGGTAGTTGCGACTTTGCGTACGAGACGCATTGCTACAGCCTATGGCAGTGTTAGCTTGTTGTACCGCTATCGCTTTGAGCCTGAAAGATGTCGGACcttttcgtcttctttACCCTCGACCTCAATAATCTTCAGAAGCCTAACCACGGTCCCTCCAttccctttcctcaaaAGCTCAACCACACTTCCTGCTATCTCCCATAACCACGCTTCGAAATCCCCACCCACTTTATCTACCTTCTCGAACCATTTTAGTAGTGTCTCTCTATCTTGAGGGTTTGACTTTTTGGCTTGATGCAAAGTCTCGTTACGGAATGCTTCCAGTTGTTGTAATTGGAAGTGGATGGGCAAGAGGTTAGGGGAAGGACCTGCGGGGCCATCGTGCTGATTCCTGTCAGAATCAAGTAGAGAAGACAAGTAATCCACTTTCTCAGACATCGATCGGAGGTTCTGTACCATTTTCGACGTTTGTGCAAAGTTGCGATGTACTGTCGAAACCTAACTTCTTTGTCAGCTGGTTCCGGGTATCGAAATGATAAGCTGCCCACCCTCGTAATCTTATCAAATGCAtctccaccctcttcctgaCCCATAAGCTTCTCCACGGCTaacatctcctctcttATCAGAGTCACCGCAGCTCTACTATTTTGTAATTTGAGTAACGCATCCCTCGTTGCGTCCAGTTGAGATTTCACACCTTCCGAAAGCTTGGTATCCAGGGCTGATTTTTCCTTCAAAAGCTTCTTGCGATACGCCGcgagcttgagaagatcgTCGGGTTGTCGAAGGACTTCTGCAATAAGTGACGATGGGTTTGCTGATGACATTGCGGGCAAGCAGATTCTACGTTATAATCGAGCTATACTGGTCGCCCCGCCTGCTAATGCGTTGTGTTGGATCTGGCCTTTGCGGACTCTACTACCTGACTGTATAGTTGTGGAGCAGAATACGTATTGGAATAGGATATTACTTTGGGTTCTTGCTGTGGAATGGTCGTGGTTGTACGGTTAACGCGCTCAGCTGGCGTCACCGCTGCAACTACAATCTAATACGTAATCGTGTCTGATTATCTTTACCAATCGGGGATTAGTAGATTGGGACCACCGGACACATGGCATCATCGACCAGCAGAGAGCGCCTGGTACTGAAAGAGACACCAGTGCACAGCTATATAGCCGCCTTACAGATCAGACAAAAATACTCTACGTATGACAAGATGCAGCTTGCATGAAATTctactcttcttttgctttcttaTTCCCAACTTTCTccgcttcctctct
Encoded here:
- a CDS encoding ribonucleoside-diphosphate reductase subunit M2; amino-acid sequence: MAAVETPSKAAASAFANIDLNTTKKASEPTLLSKLQAAAPTKPVIEEVQAAPEEDVEEYRKRFVGDLDCEEKDEPLLKETNARFVLFPIKYHEIWQMYKKAQASFWTAEEINLAPDLHDWENKLNDNERYFIEHVLAFFAASDGIVNENLVERFSAEVQVAEAKSFYGFQIMMENIHAETYSLLIDTYIKDTARRNFLFDAMDTIPCIRKKADWALRWISDKRSCFGERLIAFAAVEGIFFSGSFASIFWLKKRGLMPGLTFSNELISRDEGLHTDFACLLFTHLRRRPHPDTIARIIKEAVSIEQEFLTDALPVSLIGMNAKLMCQYIEFVADRLLVALGNEKIWNSTNPFDFMEMISLQGKANFFESRVSAYSKSGVNQAVGAADHNAIKKGFSLDEDF
- a CDS encoding mitochondrial protein, giving the protein MSVPRLLVVGGNGFLGSAICKAAVGKGWEVSSMSSSGKPYTTPAGHTPAWVPKVSWHSASAFSPSSYSSLVSSSTAVVHTLGILLEDQGYKKAVKEGDILSLAGGFLKGLGGGDGNPLKTAEEKRRGYEGMNRDSALEVLNTMISTLHPSAPNEAVKEKTFVYISAADAFRPLVPRRYIESKREAELEIARRCSETDGVRSIFIRPGLMYHPHTRPLSTLPAFLIDLSSKLNAALPTPLQNIPSLFSPQSAIRGALEGARTFPLHVDHVATAVLKCVEDGERRGVVEVDEMRRWAGFKYSNDAALEH
- a CDS encoding NAD+ synthetase, with the protein product MHLVTVATCQLRQWALDFEGNCERIIRSIAIAKSRGATLRVGPELEIPGYGCLDHFLEGDTMLHSWEVLAKILQSDEAKDIVCDIGMPLEHKNNNYNCRVIIYNGKILLIRPKMWMANDGNYRELRHFTPWHKHRQVENHSLPHMIRTVTGQSYVPFGDAVIATEDTVIGIELCEELFTPASPHILMGLDGVEIFTNSSGSHHELRKLNRRVELIKEATMKLGGIYLYANQQGCDGDRLYYDGACLIAMNGQILAQGTQFSLSEVEVVTATVDLRAVRAHRTTSSRRMQSAQAEAYERVVADTRLDGGEQIKVGFQETKGSMNVSYHTPEEEIALGPACWLWDYLRRSRTQGYFLPLSGGIDSCATAVIVHSMCRLVVEAAANGDEQVITDARRIANEPDDSTYVPEDPREFAGRIFHTCYMGTENSSNETRERAKNLANAIGAYHVDLNMDTAVSAVKGIFSLVTGKTPQFKVHGGTNAENLALQNIQARLRMVVSYMFAQLLPWVRGKNGGLLVLGSANVDESLRGYFTKYDCSSADVNPIGGISKVDLKRFIAWAQVKFDLPILYNFLHAVPTAELIPIGPDNAIQSDEIEMGMTYDELSVFGRLRKVEKCGPFSMFGKLVQEWGGFLSPKEIAEKVKHFFFMYAINRHKMTTITPSVHMESYSPDDNRFDLRPFLYPSRFTYQFRKIDELAGRLPDRAQKPKVDTNEVD